The Clostridium beijerinckii genomic sequence ATCCCCATTCACTTCGTTTATGATTTTTAATAAAATTTTTAAATTTGTTATATTCTCCGTTCTTCATTGTAATCTTCATTATACAATCAATTGATAATCCCAGCTTTTTCTTATTTATTCTAATTGTATAGCCTTCTATAATACCACTATCTTCAAGCTTGTTCACTCTCTCTGTAACGGAAGGAGGTGATAAATTTATGCGTTTAGATAATTCCCTTATTGACAACCTACTATTTTTTTGCAACTCTGATAATATTGCTATATCTATTTCATCAAATTTCATCTGTAACACTCCTAGTATGTTTTTTATTTCAAATATAATTTTATCATTAGTATTATATGTCATTTGGAATGCAAATAAAACTATAACTCCTATATAATATTAATTGTTAATATTATATAAAAGGAGATTTATTATGGCAAGAATCAATTTTTCAAAAGAAGGAAATACACCATTTCAAAAACTATTAGGACACAATAAAGATATTATGTTAAAGTGGTCCGATTTAGAGAATCTTCTTTTCTCTACCAATACATTCACTTCTGAATTAAAAGAACAGGTAAGACGCACTTTGGCATTTAATAATGGCTGTGAATATTGTATGGCTAAAGGTAAGCCATTAAATAACATAAACGATTCAAAAATTTTAGCAGCTACCAAATTTGCAAACTCATTTTCAAAAAATTCTGCAGTTAGTGATGAGGATTTCATCCCTTTAAATAATGAATTTTCTGAAAAAGAAATTTCAGAGCTTATTGCTCTAATATGCTTTATAACAGCTTCTCAAAAATTTGGGGCTGCTCTTAATTTACAACCAAGTTGTTCAATTAATATTTAATAAAAATACCTACTAAAAGTAAATCATTTTCTTTTAGTAGGTATTTTTATATATCATGAAGTTAAATTTTATATTTCTCTAGATCATTTTTAAAGGTTTTTGTAATACCTTTAAAATCAGATATATTATCTATAAGTTTTTTTATCTCATTTGTATAATTTATTACACTAGCACTTACTTCTTCCGATGATGCTGAATTTTCTTCCGCAATGGCTGCTAACGACTCTATACTACCATATACATCAGATATAGAATCAGCTTCAATATTTAACTTGCTTATAGTCTCAATCATAGAAGTTGCTACACTCTGCACTGATTGATTAGCTTCATAGCTAATATTTCGTACAACGTCTAAGTTATTGGTTTCTCTTTCTAACACATCATATTGAACATCTATGTGATCCACTAAGAAACCTATTTCTTTAACAAATTGAGCTAAATTAGAGTTAATATCAAGTACTGCCTCTTTGGACTGTTCAGCAAGTTTTCTTATTGATTCTGCAACAACAGCAAACCCCTTCCCTTGCTCTCCTGCCCTAGCAGCTTCTATGGATGCATTCAACGCTAATAAATTAGTTTGTTCTGCTATTCCTGATACTATAGATACAATATTATTTATATCTTTAGCCCTTCCTTCAAGCTGTGTGCCCTTCTCTTTAACTTCATTAAAACTCTGTAAAGATTTCAAAATATTTTTACTTGCATTTTCAACATTTTCATAGCTATTATTAATCTTAAGCATGGCATCTTCAAGTTCTGATTTATTTTCATTCTCGTTTTCAACTATATTCCTTAAGGCTTCGATGTTTCCATTAAGTGCTTGTACGGCTTTATCTGTATTCTGAGCTTGTGTAACAGCTCCATTTGCAACCTGTTCAACAACGCCACTTATTTCTGTTGAAGTATGATTCATCGAATCAGAAATCTTGTTTATTGTATTTACAAAAGTATTCATTTCATCTGTAACACCTTTAAATCCAACGAAATCTGCCTGAATTACTTTTTTATGTTCCTTAAGTAAATCATAAATTTCTTCAAAGAAATCATTAGTGGTGATTTTTCCATCAATATTGTATTCATTTTTAATTATTCGTTCTATTTCTTCTTTTATTTTTCCTATAGGTGACATCATTAAAGAAACACCTACAAATGTAGCTAAAGCAGATACTAGGCTCCCTATTAAAACCTTTGTAATATCATTTATTCCTAACATTATCAAAAAAACTATAGCTGATATTATAAATGAAAATACTCCTGTCTTTGCCCCAAAACTTTTTATAATACCCAAAGAAAAAACTCTATTAAAAAAGTATTTTTTATTGTAATATATATCTCTTTCAAAAGTAAGTTTTAATTTAAGCTCACTGCTTGTTCTTGATATTTCTTTTATATCTACTTTCTCGTTAAAGTGTTCGCAAGTCCCTTCAAGCATACCTAAAAAATAGTCAAACATTCCTCTAGAAGAATTATAGCTAAAGATAGCTTCCCTACTAGATATTGGTTCTATAGATACCAAAGGTGGCTTCGCTCCTGCAAACTTTTTTGTCATCACTACATGTACATCAAACATGGACTTTAAAAATGAATATACATTGTCATGTTTGAAAAATGCCGGATAATCATGACTAAAAGCTTTTATATTATCTTGTCCAATTTTTCTCCAAAGAGCTCCTACCTCTATATTTTGAGATTTAGCTATGTATGATATTATTTTCTTAACTTCTCCATCGTCTACATTTTCAATAGGTGAAAATATTTTTGTTTTTCCCCAACCTATATAATCCATTGCTTCATTAACAATTGAGTCTCCAAACAACTTTCTATTTGTCTTCATCCATGTTGATACAACGGTCCCTTTCATAAACACATTACCTCCTTTTCTATAACAGTATTTCATTCCATTTATCATATTTCACGTTATTCTATAATATAATTATACACTTATTTGCTTTAGTGAGTAAATATATTACTAGTTAATATATATTATTATTTAATATCTCCATATCTTTATTTTCAATAACTATCGCATCATTTTATTGACACAAAAGAAATAGTATGGTAAATCTAAAATAATTGAAATAAATTAATTCTATACAGTTTAATTACATTTATAAAATTGATTAGATATTGGTATTAACAATATAATTTAAACATTAGATGTTTTCTTATTAGATTTATTGTTACTTATCTAAAGTAGTGAGGTGATTCAGCATTGATATTTTCTAATCTTAATATAAATAAAGATGAACCTATTTATATTCAAATTGAAAGACATATAAAACAAGGCATTAAAAACGGTGAATTAAAAAAAGATAGCAAACTTCCATCTACAAGGGAAGTAAGTAAATTTTTAAATATAAGTAGAAATTCTGTAATTTCAGCCTATGAAGAATTAGAAAGCATAGGAGTAATAACAACAAAAAGAGGGATAGGCACTTTTATCTCCATAGAAAGTGAAAATGAAAGTTATGAATATAATGTAGATTTTTCTAAAAGAATTAACAATTATGGAACTACCTTAAAGAAGTTTGATATCATAAAAAGTGAATTGCCGTATAAGAAGGGAATGATATCATTCAAATCCATTTCCCCTGAAAGTCATCTCTTTAATCTTGATGATTTTAAAAGATCTCTGTTAGATGCTTGGACTTACGAAGAAGCCAATCTATTGAATTACGGTTATGCTAAAGGATATAAGCCGCTAATAGATTATTTTTTAGATTATATGAGAGATAAAAGAGTTGATACTAATAACAAAGATATTTTAGTAACTAATGGATTTACCGAAGCCTTTGATATAGTAATTAGTTCGCTAACAAATAATGGTGATATTATTTTATGTGAAGAACCAACACATAATACAGCTTTAAAAATTATGAAAGCCTATGGACTAAAGATAATTCAAGTAAAAATGGATAAAGAAGGCTTAGATTTAGTATCTCTTGAAAATGCTTTAAGCAAATATAATCCAAAGTTCGGATATTTGATCCCGTCTTACAATAATCCAACTGGAATCGTAACTAAAACTGAAAGAAGAAAGGAAATATATAAACTTTTTAGAAAATATTCTGTTCCTATAATAGAAGATGGCTTTAATGAAGAATTACTCTACTCAAGCTCCCCAATTGATCCAATAGCATCACTATGCGGAACTGGTAATGGAGTCATATATATAGGAAGTCTTTCTAAAATACTGTTCCCCGGTCTTAGAATAGGATGGATATTCGCAGATGATAATCTTATAGAAACTTTAGAAAGTGTAAAACGTGGAAGAAATATTCATTCTTCTTTTTTAGATCAAAGCGCATTTTTCTATTACCTAAAAAGTGGTGCCTTCAGCAGATATGTTAAAAATGTAAGAAAATATTATAGAGATAAATACAATCTTGTACTAGATATGGTTGAAAAATATATTCCATATGAATATATAACTGGTGAGGGTGGCCTTCATGTATTCATAAAGCTAAAGAACAACATAAATGCAAGAACTCTTCTGGAACTCTGCTATAAAGATAATGTATTATTTATGCCTGGTGATATTTTTTATGAAAATTCCAATGACAATGTAGAATTTCACACTAAAACAGATGATAACAAGCCTATTACACATAGAAAGAAAAGCTTAAAAGGTTATGATACTTTTAGAATTGGATTTGGTCGAGTAAGTGATGAAGATATAAAAAAAGGTATTGAAATAATAGGAAAAAATATAAGACTTTTAGATAATTAGCATCTAATTAAAGTAAAAAAATCATTGCCACAAAATTATGGCCAATGATTTTTTTACTTAACACCTATTATAAGAATTTTTATTATATATTTTTTAATGCCTGCAAAGCAGCTATATTTAGTAAACTCCAAGGTTTATTAAAATGTGGTTGGAAGAAGAAATCTGTCATTGCAAGTTCTTCTATAGTCATTTTATTTTGAATTACTACTGATAATGTGTTCATAAATTGTGTTAAATCTAAATTCGAAATTATTTGACCTCCAAGTATTCTTCTACTGTCTTTATCATAAACTAATTTTAATAATGCTTCTTCGTAAGTAGGCATAAACTCTGGTCTATAATTATCTGTAACAGAAACTGCTCCTACATTAAATGATGTTGTATTTTTTGCAACTTCTTCAGTTAATCCTGTAGATGCAATACATTTTTCATATATCTTAATTCCTGATGTACCTTGTGTTCCCATATACTTTAATTTAGGTTCAACTATATTATGAGCAATTAAAGTTCCCATTCTAACTGCATTTGTTGCTAAAGGTATATATCGTGTATCATCAGCCGGATTAAACTTAACAACACAGCAATCTCCTGCTGCAAATACATCTTTTCTACTTGTTTGCATATATTCATCAATCATAATTGCACCATTTTGAAGCGTCTCCAATTTACCTTTTACAAGAGCAGTGCTTGGTGCAAATCCAATGCATAATATAACTAAATCTGCCTCATATTCATTATTATCAGTCACTACATGTGAAACTTTATCATTCTCTCCCTTGAACAATTTAACTTTTTCCCCTAAAACTAGGTTTATTCCATGATCTCTAAATTCCTTTTCTGCAATATCAGTAAATTCTTTGTCCAAGTACTTAGACATTATTCTCTCTTCAGCGTCTATTAATGTAACATTTTTATTCTGAATTTTGAAAGCTTCTGCAAGTTCCACACCGATGTATCCGCCACCAATTACAACTACATTCTTTGCATCACTGCGTCTAGCTTCAATTTCTTTTGCATGATTATAGTTTTTACATAATAAAATATTTTGTAAATTTCCACCTTCAAACTTAGGTATTATTGGCCAAGATCCTAATGTTAAAACTAACTTCTCATAACTATCTTCAAATATCTCATCATTTTCTAAATTCTTAACTTTAACAATTTTATTATCAAAGTCGATATCTAAAACATCATGTTTCATCTTTGTTTTAACTCCTAAAGAGCTCAAATTATCTGGTGAATTATAAAATAATTTTTCTGTTTCAGTAACTATTCCTCCTATACTTAACGCAATTCCACAAGAAAGAAATGATATATTATCGTTTCTTTCATAAACTACGACATCACTATCTGGGTATAATTCCTTTAAATTAACAATAGCAGCTGTTCCTGCATGTGTGCATCCAATTACAATAACCTTCATATCATATCCTCCTGAAATCTTTTAATAATTTTTACTTACAAATAATAATTATTAATTAATAATATTATATATCTTTATCCCAAAAAAATAAAGAATTTTTCTTCAAAAATACAATCATTCTCTAATATCTATTTTGCAATTAAATCTCTACATTCTGTAATTACTATCACTTAGTGTGATAAAAGTTTTATTATGTAGATTTATCATTGAGCATATATATATTATTAATTATTTGTTTATGATATATTTTATACTGCCTATTGAATAATATACTTAATACACTTAAAAGCCTTATTCTATCTTTTTAAAGTTCAATTTTTCCATTACAAGATCCATTTTTTTTATATCAATAGGCTTTGTCGCATATACTTCACAACCATTGTTAAAAATACTTTTGACTAAGTCCGCATCATTTAGAGCTGTTGTCATTATTATTTTTACTTTTTTATTATTCTCAATATTTTTTTGCTTCTCTATTTCTCGAATAGTCTTTAGAACCTTTACTCCATCTACCTTTGGCATCATTATATCTAAGCACACCAAATCATAAGCTTCTCCTTCATCTAATGCAATTAAATAGGCATCTAATCCTTCCATTCCATCAAGTGTGATATCACACTCACCATACTTGGACATAAATTTAAACAAAAGCTTTCTACTTGAAAGATCATCTTCTACTATTAAAATTTTCACTGTTAAGCCCCCTTATAAAATATATAGTATAAAACTTATAAACTATTTGTAATTTTCTCGTAGTTATTTTTAATTCCCAACTCATCTTTCTTTCTTGCCGCAAGTTCAATTTTAAATGCTAAAATCTTAATATTATTCAAACTATTTTCTTCACAATATTCTTTTATTTCATGAGCTATATTTTCAATCTTAATGTAATCTTCTAGCGTTTTTTCTTTAATAAAATATCTCTCCATGCTATATAACCATTTTAACAACGTCTCCTTAATCTCTTTATCAACTATAATAAAATTATTATTATATGTAGTATTTCTTAAGAATAGTTGAATGGTGCTTTTTGCCTCTAAGTCGATGTTCTTTAGAGTCCTTTCTAAAATTTTTTTAAGTTTATTTATATCTATTGGTTTTGAAATATAGTCATCCATGCCTTGTGATAAAAATCTTTCTCGATCTCCCTTCAAAGCATAGGCCGTCATCGCTACAATAGGAATATGCCCTCCTGTTTTTATTTCATTTTTTCTAATTATCCTAACAGTTTCACTTCCATCTAATTCAGGCAATTGTACATCCATTAGAATTAAATCAAATCTGTAATTTTCAATAAATTTCAAAGCTTCAACTCCATTTGATGCAATCTTTATATTAATATATCCCAGCTCTTTCAACACTTTTTTAATCACTATCTGATTGATCTTATCATCTTCTACTACGAGAATTTTTTCACTCTTAGAATTTTCATCATTTATTTTTTGATGATCTAATTCTCCAATATCATTCATTGCCTTTTCTAATTTAATAGCAAAGTAAAATTTACTTCCAACTCCTTTTTCACTCTCTACTTCTATATTCCCGCCCATTAATTCTACAAGTTTTTTGGATATAGAAAGTCCAAGTCCCGTTCCTCCATATTTTCTTGTTATAGATCCATCAACCTGACTAAAACTCTTAAAAAGGTGTTGCATCTCATCTCTGCTAATTCCAATCCCTACATCTTCGACCACAAACTGAATTTCATATTGATTTTTACTTTTGTTTATCTTTCTTACTTTTATAATTACAAATCCAGATTCTGTGAATTTTACAGCATTAGAAACTAAATTATTTAATACTTGCTCAAGTCTATATACATCTCCAACTAAAACTTGCGGAATATTCTCATCAATCGTATAGTGAAGTTGTATATACTTTTCATTAGCCTTTGGCAAGTTAGTATATATTACATTTTTAATAAGAACTTGTATATTAAAATTCACATTCTCAATCAAGACTTTCTCTGCTTCAATTTTTGACAAATCTAAAATATTATTTATTAATGATAATAACGAATGAGCACAACTTTTTACAATACTCAGATTTTCTTTTTGCTCTTCTGTAAGATTAGTTGAAAGCGTCAAATCTGTCATACCTATTATTCCATTCAATGGAGTTCTTATTTCATGACTCATATTTGCTAGAAACTCACTTTTAGCTCTATTGGCCGCCTCTGCTGCTTCTTTAAGTTTGAAAAGTTCTTCTTTTGTCAGTGCTCGGTCAAACTTATACATATTTTCTCTTTCATTCCCCACAATATTCCCCAACCTTTCCCTTTAGATATATTAACTCCTGTTAATACTATCCTTATTTTAGAGGAATAAACCGCTTATCTTATCTCATTCTATATAATTAAGGTAGGAAGCAAAATAAAAATTTCTCTTAATTTTCTCTTCCTACCTTTATCTTTGTAGATTAGTATTTACCAAATTCACTATCACTTAGTTTTATTCTTTTTTTATTTGAAGTAACTGCCACTTCTTTATCTAGCGAGTTGTCTCCAATATCATACGATTGTCTCAATATATAGTTCTTACTATTTTTGCTTACTCTCCCTCTCGAATTATCATTTTTAAGTTTAAAACTAGAAACTAAATCTTTAAGCAGTTCTGATTGACTTGAAAGTTCCTCACTAGCTGCCGCACTTTCTTCAGCTGTTGCTGAGTTTGTTTGAACAACTTGTGATACTTGCTCTATTCCTAAATTTACTTGTGATATTCCAGTAGCCTGTTCATCTGAAGACGCTGCTATTTCTGATACAAGAGTCGCTGCTTTAGATACCCCATCAACTATTTCGTATAAAGCTTTTGCTGTATTATTAGCAATTTCAGTTCCATTTTCCGATTTCTTTATAGAACCTTCAATAAGAGCTGTTGTTTCTTTCGCTGCATTTGCACTCCTAGCTGCTAGATTTCTAACTTCTTCAGCAACTACTGCAAAGCCTTTTCCATGTTGTCCTGCCCTTGCGGCCTCAACTGCTGCATTTAGCGCAAGTATATTGGTCTGAAATGCTATTTCATCTATTACCTTTATAATTTTTGAAATATTCGCTGAAGATTCATTTATTTCACTCATAGATTTAAGCATTTCATTCATATGCCTACTTCCTTGTTCTGCATTTACTTTTACTTCAAGAGCTAACTCCTTAGCCTGATTCGCATTAAAAGCATTTTCCTTAGTTTGTGCTGCAATTTCGGTTATTGACGATGTCAATTGTTCTATCGCACTTGCTTGCTCTGTAGCTCCCTGTGATAATAACTGACTACCGTCTGAAACCTGGCTCGCACCTGTATAAACTTGTTCTGACACATTATTTATTTCACTAAGAACTGAATTTAATGAATCTATTATTGTATTTAGAGAAATTGATATGCTATTAAAATTACCATGAAACTCTTTTGCATTTTCAATATTGAGATTACCTTGTGAAATTTGTCCTATTATATCAGAAATCTCTCCAACAACACGTTTTAATCCATTTTCAGTCTCATTGACAGCTTTAGCTAGAATTCCGAATTCCCCTTTATAATTTTCACTTACTGGAACATCAAGGTTCCCTTTAGATATTTCACTCATAACACTTGTAACTTCCTTAATTGGTTCTACCATAGCTCCAATCAATTGATTTACGCCCTCTACAACCTGTTTAAAGTCTCCACTGTGCTTTGTTTCATCTGCTCTTATATCTAATTTTCCTTCTATCGCAGCATTTGACAGCATTTTGGCATCAAATATAAGATTATCTATTGCACTCTTAACATCTTTTAAACTATTAGATATTCCTTCAAATTGTCGGCTAACTTCATCAGTAAATTGATCTGCTTCTTTAATTTTTAAGTCAAAATTAGTATTTCCACATGCCAAAAGCTTTAGATTTCCCTCAAGTCTCTTAACTTCACCCTTTGTATAATCGCTTACCCTAATGATAGGTGTTAAATCCGTTACAACTTCCACATATCCTACATTCTCACCATTTTTATTCTTTAAGTAAGACGTATCTTGCTTATTGCTCATGCCACACCATTCAAAGAAACTTTCTGATTTTCCCTTATGTAGCTGTTTTATACCACATTTTTCAGTATTACATATATTAGCCCCCGCATGACTACACGCCAAACCGTAACCAGATTTTCGATCTCTAATGACACCTTGATTAATCATTAAATTTTCAAATGACTTGTTCATATACGTCCAATTCATATCATTGTCTGTAACGTGAATTGGGAAAGGTATAGCATCTATAATAGCCTCATACCAAACAGCCTTATCTACTACAGTATCTAAAGTTCCATTTACTCCATCTATTACTTTTCTGAAATCTCCTTCATGTTTTCCTGCATCAGCTCTTGTTTCAAACTTTCCTTCTATTGCCGAATTTGATAACATATTTACATCTGTCACAAGCATCCTTACATTTTCTACCACCTTATTTAATGCAGGAGCTATTTCATCTTTTTCATCTTTCGCAACTATATTAATATCCATGTTACCTTTAGCTATTTTATTCATAGCCCCTATAACATCATTCTGTAATGTCGTAGAAAACGAGTCCATAACTTTAGCCATTTGTCCTATTTCATCGTTAGTTGATATGTCTACCCTTTCACCAAGATGTCCTTTACTCATTTCACCAAGAATAGTTAATACTTTATTTATTGGTCTACTAATTAATCCCGATATTATAATTCCAAATACTAAGGCAATAACTATTCCCATAGAAATTACTACAAGCATTATAATAATTGCACTACTCGCAGCTTTTGAATTAATGTCAGCCTTCACTTTACCTTCTGCTTCTTTTAGCTCAATAAGTTTGGTAGCTGAATTATCAATATTACTAGAGAATATGCCCGCATCACCATTCATGATACCTACAGCCTCTGTATCCTTATTTTGCAACGCAAAATCAATAAATTTATCTCTAAGTGGTCTGTATTTATCCATATTTACTTTTAAATTATTATATTCATTAACTAATTCTTGATCTTTAAGGGTGAGCTTAAGCTCTTCCATAGCTTTATCTATTTCTTCATCATTTTTAGATATTATGTTCTTACTTTCATTATTTTTATATGTATCAGTTTCAATTAACAAAGTTCTGCACAATACCTTATTTTTTTGTAAATTTACTTGTATAGTACTGGCAAAACTAATAGCTTTTGTGTTGTCTTCATATAGATCACTATCTAATTTACTGATTTTTTGTAAATTAAAAATCCCCACCGATCCTACAATTCCCATTAATATAACAATTCCTAAAAACGCCGTTAAAATTTTACTCCTTATCTTTAAATTCAAAAACCACTTCATATTCTTTACCTCTCATCTTCTTCAAATTTTATCTGAACGTAATTTCATTAAAACTTACTTAATATGCTCTTATAATTGTTAACTTTCTCCATTTCCTAATTCTTCTATTTCATCATCTTCTAAAAGCCTATTACAATCTATAAGAAGCCTTACTTCATTCTGAATCTTTCCAATACCCTTTATATAACTATTTGAATTGTGTTTCTCTAAATTTACTTTTGGAGGAGGAGAAATATTACTTTCATCAATATTGGCAACCTCTATAACTTTATCTATTATTAAACCGATATCTATATTTTCAATTTCAACTACAATAATGCATGTCCTATCGTCATATTCTTTTTCCTCTTTTTTCAGTTTAATCCTGACATCCATCACTGGTATTATTTTTCCTCTTAGATTTATTACACCTTTAATATACTTAGGTAATTCCGGCACCTCTGTTATTGGCTCAACTCCTATTATTTCTATTACATATTTAATATCAATTCCATAGCACTCTTGACCGATCGAAAATATTAGGTATTTATCCTTTTGAGTATCTTCTTCATTTTCAATCATTACATCCACTAACTCTGACATTCTAATCCTCCCATAACGCAATTTTATAAGTTAACAATTTCAGATATATCTAATATTAAGCTTATAGTTGCATCTCCCAATAATGAACAACCACTTATTGCTTTCACCTTTTTTATATATTCTGGAAGTGCCTTAATAACAACTTGTTGCTCTCCAATAAGTTCATCTGCGAAAATACATTTTGCTTTACCTTGATCTTCAACCATAATTACAATACCATCTTCTATATTTACTACATTAGTTTTTATATTATAGAACTCATGAAGCTTTAATATAGAATAACATTCTCCTCTTATTAATATCATTTCATTATTATCTATATCTCTTATAATATCTTCCTTTTTTATAATGAATGATTGCCTTATTGAAGTAACAGGAATAGTAAAAACTGATTTTCCTACCTTTATTGTCATGCCATCAATAATCGCAAGAGTTAATGGAATTTTTATAGAAGTTGTTGTTTCTTCACCAGGTATACTATCGACTGTCACAATCCCCCTGATTTTTTCAATCTCCTTTGTAACCACATCCATTCCAACCCCACGTCCTGAAAATTCTGTAACATTTTCCTTGGTTGAGAAACCAGGTAGAAAAATCATTGAATATATCTCTCTATCTGTCAAATCGTTTTCCTTTACTTTTAGTAGTCCATTATCTTTTGCCTTTTTTAATATCTTATCTTTATTAAGGCCTTTACCATTATCTTTTATAATAATCCAAACTTCTCCACCAGTGTTTTTAGCCTCAATAGTTATTTTTCCAATTGAAGGTTTCCCATTTACTAACCTCTCTTCTTTGGTTTCTATTCCATGGTCCATTGAATTTCTTACTATATGCATTAATGGATCACCTATATGCTCAATTATATTTTTATCTACTTCTGTCTCTTGTCCTATTATTTCAAGTTCTACTTCCTTATTCAATTTCTTACACATATCTCTAACTATTCTATTCATTTTAGTTAATGTCGGGGCAAGTGATACCATTCTTATTGACATAACAACATCTTGAAGATCAGAAAGCCTTTTTCTATGCTGCCTCGCTGCCTTATTAAAACTATCCAATTGCAATTCAGATATTTCTGGATTTTTAGTTACCATCGCTTCTGAAATAACTAATTCTCCTACTAAATCCATTAACTTATCTAATTTATTTACATCTACGCTAATTAAACTTTGTTTATACGATAAGCTTTTAGAAGCTACTTTCTCATTGTCATTTGTATCATTAACTATATTATTAATTGACTTTATAATATCTTCTTGTGGTTTTTCGTTCTTCTTACTAAATTGCTCACTGAATTCAATTTCACTATAAAATTTGTTTATATCAACATTATTCAAAAAAGCATTTTCCATCAAAAGTGTTCTAATATCCTCAATACTTTGATTTGTCTTGAAAAATATTTTAAATCCCTGCTTCTTTATAATTTCACACGTATCATTATTTTCAATAATATCTTCAGGATAATAATATGAAACTTCAGAAATCTCTTTAAGCTGATGCACAACAGTAAAGCATCTTATATTCTCCATATCACATTCTTCATCAAAAAACAAAGTAGCACTAAATAAATTAAGGTTCGAATTTACCCTATCAGTGCTTAAGTAATATTTTTGTTCTACATCTTCCTCACTTACTAATTCATCTGACCCGCCATTTCCCGAATCTTCTGAATTTTCATCGTATGTTTTAAGGAGTTTTAAAAACCCCTTAACTTTCTCTATAAATAAAGTAAAATCTCCATCTGTGTCTTTATTATTATTTATTTTTTCTGTTTCTATTTTTATTAAATCGCTTCCTTCTAAAACTAAATCTGTAAGTTTTGAATAATCTATTTTCCCTGGCTTTGATTCTCTAATAAAATAGAATAAATCTTCTATAGTGTGAGAAAGATTAGAAATGTTATCAAACATCATCATCCCAGAAGAACCTTTAATTGTGTG encodes the following:
- a CDS encoding response regulator transcription factor, whose amino-acid sequence is MKILIVEDDLSSRKLLFKFMSKYGECDITLDGMEGLDAYLIALDEGEAYDLVCLDIMMPKVDGVKVLKTIREIEKQKNIENNKKVKIIMTTALNDADLVKSIFNNGCEVYATKPIDIKKMDLVMEKLNFKKIE
- a CDS encoding ATP-binding protein, with the translated sequence MGNERENMYKFDRALTKEELFKLKEAAEAANRAKSEFLANMSHEIRTPLNGIIGMTDLTLSTNLTEEQKENLSIVKSCAHSLLSLINNILDLSKIEAEKVLIENVNFNIQVLIKNVIYTNLPKANEKYIQLHYTIDENIPQVLVGDVYRLEQVLNNLVSNAVKFTESGFVIIKVRKINKSKNQYEIQFVVEDVGIGISRDEMQHLFKSFSQVDGSITRKYGGTGLGLSISKKLVELMGGNIEVESEKGVGSKFYFAIKLEKAMNDIGELDHQKINDENSKSEKILVVEDDKINQIVIKKVLKELGYINIKIASNGVEALKFIENYRFDLILMDVQLPELDGSETVRIIRKNEIKTGGHIPIVAMTAYALKGDRERFLSQGMDDYISKPIDINKLKKILERTLKNIDLEAKSTIQLFLRNTTYNNNFIIVDKEIKETLLKWLYSMERYFIKEKTLEDYIKIENIAHEIKEYCEENSLNNIKILAFKIELAARKKDELGIKNNYEKITNSL
- a CDS encoding methyl-accepting chemotaxis protein, with product MKWFLNLKIRSKILTAFLGIVILMGIVGSVGIFNLQKISKLDSDLYEDNTKAISFASTIQVNLQKNKVLCRTLLIETDTYKNNESKNIISKNDEEIDKAMEELKLTLKDQELVNEYNNLKVNMDKYRPLRDKFIDFALQNKDTEAVGIMNGDAGIFSSNIDNSATKLIELKEAEGKVKADINSKAASSAIIIMLVVISMGIVIALVFGIIISGLISRPINKVLTILGEMSKGHLGERVDISTNDEIGQMAKVMDSFSTTLQNDVIGAMNKIAKGNMDINIVAKDEKDEIAPALNKVVENVRMLVTDVNMLSNSAIEGKFETRADAGKHEGDFRKVIDGVNGTLDTVVDKAVWYEAIIDAIPFPIHVTDNDMNWTYMNKSFENLMINQGVIRDRKSGYGLACSHAGANICNTEKCGIKQLHKGKSESFFEWCGMSNKQDTSYLKNKNGENVGYVEVVTDLTPIIRVSDYTKGEVKRLEGNLKLLACGNTNFDLKIKEADQFTDEVSRQFEGISNSLKDVKSAIDNLIFDAKMLSNAAIEGKLDIRADETKHSGDFKQVVEGVNQLIGAMVEPIKEVTSVMSEISKGNLDVPVSENYKGEFGILAKAVNETENGLKRVVGEISDIIGQISQGNLNIENAKEFHGNFNSISISLNTIIDSLNSVLSEINNVSEQVYTGASQVSDGSQLLSQGATEQASAIEQLTSSITEIAAQTKENAFNANQAKELALEVKVNAEQGSRHMNEMLKSMSEINESSANISKIIKVIDEIAFQTNILALNAAVEAARAGQHGKGFAVVAEEVRNLAARSANAAKETTALIEGSIKKSENGTEIANNTAKALYEIVDGVSKAATLVSEIAASSDEQATGISQVNLGIEQVSQVVQTNSATAEESAAASEELSSQSELLKDLVSSFKLKNDNSRGRVSKNSKNYILRQSYDIGDNSLDKEVAVTSNKKRIKLSDSEFGKY
- a CDS encoding chemotaxis protein CheW, which codes for MSELVDVMIENEEDTQKDKYLIFSIGQECYGIDIKYVIEIIGVEPITEVPELPKYIKGVINLRGKIIPVMDVRIKLKKEEKEYDDRTCIIVVEIENIDIGLIIDKVIEVANIDESNISPPPKVNLEKHNSNSYIKGIGKIQNEVRLLIDCNRLLEDDEIEELGNGES